In the genome of Bradyrhizobium sp. CIAT3101, one region contains:
- the sdhD gene encoding succinate dehydrogenase, hydrophobic membrane anchor protein: MSTADTPKRSMRTPLGRVRNLGAAHSGTSDFWRQRLTAVAMVLLMLPVIVVIMMLLGRNQAYAKQILGSLPIAIIMVLFIIASAWHMKIGMQVVIEDYVHNEKLKLATIMLNNFFSIAVALASIYAILQLSSGV, translated from the coding sequence ATGAGCACGGCTGATACGCCGAAGCGCAGCATGCGCACCCCGCTCGGCCGCGTCCGCAACCTCGGCGCCGCGCATTCCGGCACGTCCGATTTCTGGCGCCAGCGCCTGACGGCGGTGGCGATGGTGCTGCTGATGCTCCCCGTGATCGTCGTCATCATGATGCTGCTCGGCCGCAACCAGGCCTATGCGAAGCAGATCCTGGGCTCGCTGCCGATCGCCATCATCATGGTGCTCTTCATCATCGCCAGCGCCTGGCACATGAAGATCGGCATGCAGGTCGTGATCGAGGACTACGTCCACAACGAGAAGCTCAAGCTCGCGACGATCATGCTCAACAATTTCTTCTCGATCGCGGTCGCGCTCGCGTCGATCTACGCGATTCTCCAACTGTCATCCGGAGTGTAA
- the sdhC gene encoding succinate dehydrogenase, cytochrome b556 subunit: MTARIERPLSPHMQVYRWTLTMALSIVHRATGIALYVGTLLLAWWLIAAASGPAAYAHVQAFTGSIIGRLIMFGYTWALMHHMLSGIRHFVWDLGYGFKANEREALTWGALIGGIALTVLIWIIAYATGGGR, from the coding sequence ATGACCGCACGGATCGAACGACCGCTTTCACCACACATGCAAGTCTACCGCTGGACGTTGACGATGGCGCTGTCCATCGTCCACCGCGCCACCGGTATCGCCCTCTACGTCGGAACCCTGCTGCTGGCCTGGTGGCTGATCGCTGCAGCCTCCGGCCCGGCCGCCTATGCCCACGTCCAGGCCTTCACCGGCAGCATCATCGGCCGGCTGATCATGTTCGGCTACACTTGGGCGCTGATGCACCATATGTTGAGCGGTATCCGGCACTTCGTGTGGGACCTTGGCTACGGCTTCAAGGCCAATGAGCGCGAAGCGCTGACCTGGGGCGCCCTGATCGGCGGCATCGCCCTGACGGTGCTGATCTGGATCATTGCCTACGCGACCGGAGGTGGACGATGA
- a CDS encoding sulfite exporter TauE/SafE family protein, whose translation MIAGLDIRELVELALLLIAVGALSGFLAGVFGIGGGAILVPVFYECFRIAGVPLDVRMPLCVGTSLAVIIPTSIRSFQAHYKRGAVDMTILRVWWLPILIGVVVGSVVARYAPERLFKIVFVCVAYSAAVRLIFAREGWKLGDDLPKGPLMRVYGFCVGILSTLMGIGGGLFSNLLMTFYGRPIHQAVATSSALAVLISIPGALGYIYAGWPAAATYPSVSALQIPFALGYVSLIGAVLVMPMSLVTAPLGVKAAHAMSKRTLEVAFGCYLFIVGSRFVMSLVGGQ comes from the coding sequence GTGATTGCAGGTCTTGATATTCGTGAACTCGTGGAACTCGCGCTGCTGCTGATCGCAGTCGGCGCGCTCTCCGGGTTTCTGGCCGGTGTGTTCGGCATCGGCGGCGGCGCGATTCTGGTGCCGGTGTTTTACGAATGTTTTCGCATTGCCGGCGTGCCGCTGGACGTGCGCATGCCGCTTTGCGTCGGCACCTCGCTTGCGGTGATCATCCCGACTTCGATCCGTTCATTCCAGGCGCATTACAAGCGCGGCGCCGTCGACATGACGATCCTGCGCGTGTGGTGGCTTCCGATTCTGATCGGCGTCGTCGTCGGCAGCGTCGTCGCGCGCTACGCGCCGGAGCGGCTGTTCAAGATCGTCTTCGTCTGCGTCGCCTATTCGGCGGCGGTCCGCCTGATCTTCGCGCGCGAAGGCTGGAAGCTCGGCGACGATCTGCCGAAGGGCCCATTGATGCGCGTCTACGGATTCTGCGTGGGCATTCTGTCGACGCTGATGGGTATCGGCGGCGGCCTGTTCTCGAACCTGCTGATGACGTTCTACGGACGTCCGATCCATCAGGCGGTCGCGACCTCCTCGGCGCTCGCGGTGCTGATCTCGATCCCCGGCGCGCTCGGCTACATCTATGCCGGCTGGCCCGCGGCGGCGACGTACCCCAGCGTCTCCGCGCTGCAGATTCCGTTCGCGCTCGGTTATGTCTCGCTGATCGGTGCCGTGCTGGTGATGCCGATGAGCCTCGTGACGGCACCGCTCGGTGTGAAGGCCGCACATGCAATGTCGAAGCGGACGCTGGAGGTCGCGTTCGGATGCTATCTGTTTATCGTCGGCAGCCGGTTTGTGATGAGTTTGGTGGGTGGGCAGTAG
- a CDS encoding DUF3658 domain-containing protein: MKRAQAVRINDHLLDAYKALDQAGMAIAALGKTERIELEEWLDGIVGALEDKLLQPIYDQHPDLEPPKSDREPLRYICEVTWDEVQLPPGVTEQQFDEIIFSVMKSTWRKTAMMVSYVMERCEELGLPIEDKMIAARLKVLSDSDRIEGIGDLQSWFHSEVRLKD, encoded by the coding sequence ATGAAGCGCGCGCAGGCTGTCCGGATCAACGACCACCTTCTTGATGCCTACAAGGCCCTCGACCAGGCCGGAATGGCCATCGCAGCACTTGGCAAGACCGAGCGGATTGAGCTCGAAGAATGGCTCGACGGAATCGTTGGCGCACTTGAGGACAAGCTGCTCCAGCCGATCTACGATCAGCATCCGGATCTGGAGCCGCCAAAATCCGATCGGGAGCCGCTAAGGTATATCTGCGAAGTCACGTGGGACGAGGTGCAACTCCCGCCTGGGGTAACCGAGCAGCAATTCGACGAGATCATTTTCTCGGTCATGAAGTCGACCTGGCGGAAGACCGCCATGATGGTCTCCTATGTGATGGAACGCTGCGAAGAGCTTGGATTGCCGATCGAAGACAAGATGATTGCCGCGCGATTGAAGGTGCTTTCCGATTCCGATCGCATCGAAGGCATCGGCGATCTCCAATCGTGGTTCCACAGCGAAGTGCGGTTGAAGGACTAG
- a CDS encoding malonyl-CoA synthase, translating to MNPAANANLFSRLFDGLDDPKRLAIETQDGAHISYGDLIARAGQMANVLVARGVKPGDRVAVQVEKSVANIVLYLGTVRAGAVYLPLNTAYTLNELDYFIGDAEPSLVVCDPSKAEGLAPIAAKVKAKVETLGPDGKGSLTEAAGKASHEFATVSRANDDLAAILYTSGTTGRSKGAMLSHDNLASNSLSLVDYWRFTDKDVLIHALPIYHTHGLFVATNVTLFSRASMIFLPKLDPDLIIKLMARATVLMGVPTFYTRLLQNPALSRETTKHMRLFISGSAPLLAETHREWSARTGHAVLERYGMTETNMNTSNPYDGERVPGAVGFALPGVSVRVTEPETGKELPREQIGMIEVKGPNVFRGYWRMPEKTKSEFRPDGFFITGDLGKIDDKGYVHILGRGKDLVISGGFNVYPKEIESEIDAMPGVVESAVIGVPHADFGEGVTAVLVCNKGADVTEAAVLKALDGRIAKFKMPKRVFVVDELPRNTMGKVQKNVLRDTYKDIYAKK from the coding sequence ATGAACCCAGCTGCCAACGCCAATCTGTTTTCCCGCCTGTTCGATGGCCTCGACGATCCCAAGCGCCTCGCCATCGAGACGCAGGACGGCGCCCATATCAGCTATGGCGATCTGATCGCGCGGGCAGGCCAAATGGCGAATGTGCTGGTCGCGCGCGGCGTGAAGCCCGGCGACCGCGTCGCGGTGCAGGTCGAGAAATCAGTGGCCAATATCGTGCTGTATCTCGGCACTGTCAGGGCCGGCGCGGTCTATCTGCCGCTCAACACCGCCTATACGCTGAACGAGCTCGACTATTTCATCGGCGATGCCGAGCCGTCGCTGGTGGTCTGCGATCCCTCCAAGGCCGAAGGCCTCGCGCCGATCGCCGCCAAAGTGAAGGCCAAGGTCGAGACATTAGGGCCCGACGGCAAGGGCTCGCTGACGGAAGCCGCCGGCAAGGCGAGCCACGAATTCGCGACCGTCTCCCGCGCAAACGACGACCTTGCCGCGATCCTCTACACGTCGGGCACCACCGGCCGCTCCAAAGGCGCGATGCTCAGCCACGACAATCTTGCGTCGAACTCGCTCTCGCTGGTCGATTACTGGCGCTTCACTGACAAGGACGTGCTGATCCACGCGCTGCCGATCTATCACACGCACGGCCTGTTCGTGGCGACCAACGTGACGCTGTTCTCGCGGGCGTCGATGATCTTCTTGCCGAAGCTCGATCCGGACCTGATCATCAAGCTGATGGCGCGCGCCACCGTGCTGATGGGCGTGCCGACGTTCTATACGCGCCTGCTGCAAAATCCCGCGCTGTCGCGCGAGACGACCAAGCACATGCGGCTCTTCATCTCGGGCTCGGCGCCGCTGCTCGCCGAAACCCATCGCGAATGGTCGGCGCGCACGGGCCACGCCGTGCTCGAGCGCTACGGCATGACCGAAACCAACATGAACACGTCGAACCCCTATGACGGCGAGCGCGTTCCCGGCGCGGTCGGTTTCGCCCTCCCCGGCGTCTCCGTGCGCGTGACCGAGCCCGAGACCGGCAAGGAATTGCCGCGCGAGCAGATCGGCATGATCGAGGTGAAAGGCCCGAACGTGTTTAGGGGTTATTGGCGCATGCCGGAGAAGACCAAATCGGAATTCCGGCCCGACGGCTTCTTCATCACCGGCGATCTCGGCAAGATCGACGACAAGGGCTACGTCCACATTCTCGGCCGCGGCAAGGACCTCGTGATCTCCGGCGGCTTCAACGTCTATCCGAAGGAAATCGAGAGCGAGATCGACGCCATGCCCGGCGTGGTGGAGTCCGCCGTGATCGGCGTGCCCCATGCCGATTTCGGTGAGGGCGTCACGGCGGTACTGGTCTGCAACAAGGGTGCCGATGTAACTGAAGCCGCGGTGCTGAAGGCACTCGACGGACGCATCGCAAAGTTCAAGATGCCCAAGCGCGTCTTCGTCGTCGACGAGCTGCCGCGCAACACCATGGGCAAGGTGCAGAAGAACGTGTTGCGGGATACTTACAAGGATATTTACGCGAAGAAGTGA
- a CDS encoding SDR family oxidoreductase, with translation MTKNGKRVAWVTGGGSGIGEAGAEALAADGWIVVVSGRRQSALDTVVAKIAKAGGAAEALALDVSNATEAQKAADHIVAKHGRIDLLVNNAGINVPKRNWKDMELEGWDRLVQVNLNGVLYCMRAVLPTMRKQQDGSIINVSSWAGRHVSKMPGPAYTTTKHAVLALTHSFNMDECVNGLRACCLMPGEVATPILKLRPVVPSEEEQAKMLQSEDLGRTIAFIASMPPRVCINELLISPTHNRGFIQTPNNRD, from the coding sequence ATGACCAAAAATGGGAAACGCGTAGCCTGGGTCACCGGCGGCGGCAGCGGGATCGGGGAGGCCGGCGCCGAGGCGCTTGCGGCCGATGGCTGGATCGTCGTGGTCTCCGGCCGGCGGCAGTCAGCCCTGGATACCGTGGTTGCGAAGATCGCCAAGGCCGGCGGGGCTGCCGAGGCGCTGGCGCTGGACGTGTCAAACGCGACCGAAGCCCAGAAGGCGGCCGATCACATCGTCGCCAAGCACGGCCGCATCGACCTGCTGGTGAACAATGCCGGCATCAACGTCCCCAAGCGCAACTGGAAGGACATGGAACTGGAGGGCTGGGACAGGCTGGTCCAGGTCAATCTCAATGGCGTGCTCTATTGCATGCGCGCGGTGCTGCCGACGATGCGCAAGCAGCAGGACGGCTCGATCATCAACGTCTCGTCCTGGGCCGGTCGCCACGTCTCCAAGATGCCGGGGCCCGCTTACACCACGACCAAACATGCGGTGCTGGCACTGACCCATTCCTTCAACATGGACGAATGCGTCAATGGCTTGCGCGCCTGCTGCCTGATGCCGGGCGAGGTGGCGACGCCGATCCTGAAGCTGCGCCCGGTGGTGCCGAGCGAGGAAGAGCAGGCGAAGATGCTGCAGTCGGAAGATTTGGGACGCACCATCGCGTTCATCGCCAGCATGCCGCCACGTGTCTGCATCAACGAACTCCTGATCAGCCCGACGCACAATCGCGGGTTCATTCAGACGCCGAACAACAGGGATTAG
- a CDS encoding fasciclin domain-containing protein, whose translation MSKRIAYLTAAAFSALAITATVIAPARAEEKTVMVGGAAMFPSKNIVQNAVNSKDHTTLVAAVKAAGLVPTLEGKGPFTVFAPTNAAFGKLPAGTVDTLVKPENKATLTKILTYHVVAGKLEASDLTDGKKLKTVEGEELTVKKQDGKVWIVDAKGGTSMVTISNVNQSNGVIHVVDTVLMPAT comes from the coding sequence ATGTCGAAGCGCATTGCCTATCTCACCGCTGCTGCCTTCAGCGCGCTGGCCATCACCGCGACCGTCATCGCGCCCGCTCGCGCCGAGGAAAAGACCGTCATGGTCGGCGGCGCCGCGATGTTCCCGTCGAAGAACATCGTCCAGAACGCCGTCAACTCGAAGGATCACACCACGCTTGTCGCGGCGGTGAAGGCGGCCGGTCTGGTGCCGACGCTGGAAGGCAAGGGCCCGTTCACGGTGTTCGCGCCGACCAACGCCGCTTTCGGCAAGCTGCCGGCCGGCACCGTCGACACCCTGGTCAAGCCTGAGAACAAGGCGACGCTGACCAAGATCCTCACCTACCATGTCGTGGCCGGCAAGCTCGAGGCCTCCGACCTGACCGACGGCAAGAAGCTCAAGACCGTCGAGGGCGAGGAACTGACCGTCAAGAAGCAGGACGGCAAGGTCTGGATCGTCGACGCCAAGGGCGGAACCTCGATGGTGACGATCTCCAACGTCAACCAGTCCAACGGCGTGATCCATGTGGTCGACACCGTGCTGATGCCGGCAACGTAA
- a CDS encoding cytochrome b/b6 domain-containing protein encodes MSSLTVTDEHIGAKPAKAIQPVWVRVMHWTNAVAMILMILSGWQIYNASPLFGFSFPREYTLGGWLGGGLLWHFAAMWLLMVNGLAYLVTGFVSGRFRKKLLPITPAGVLHDVRAALTFKLSHDDLSVYNYVQRALYAGIIVVGVLIVLSGLSMWKPVQLHWLVTLFGDYPTARYVHFFCMAAICAFLVIHVLLALLVPKSLRAMIIGR; translated from the coding sequence ATGTCGAGCCTTACAGTCACGGACGAGCACATCGGCGCCAAGCCGGCCAAGGCGATCCAGCCGGTCTGGGTCCGCGTGATGCACTGGACCAATGCGGTCGCCATGATCCTGATGATCCTGTCGGGCTGGCAGATCTACAACGCCTCGCCGCTGTTCGGCTTCAGCTTCCCGCGCGAGTACACGCTGGGCGGCTGGCTCGGTGGTGGTCTTCTCTGGCATTTTGCGGCGATGTGGCTGCTGATGGTGAACGGCCTCGCCTATCTCGTGACCGGTTTCGTCTCCGGCCGTTTCCGCAAGAAACTGCTGCCGATCACGCCGGCGGGCGTGCTCCACGACGTCAGGGCGGCGCTGACCTTCAAGCTCAGCCATGACGATCTCAGCGTCTACAATTACGTGCAGCGAGCGCTCTACGCCGGCATCATCGTCGTCGGCGTCCTGATCGTGCTGTCCGGCCTGTCGATGTGGAAGCCGGTGCAATTGCACTGGCTGGTGACGCTGTTCGGCGATTACCCGACCGCGCGCTACGTCCATTTCTTCTGCATGGCCGCGATCTGCGCCTTCCTGGTCATTCATGTGCTGCTCGCGCTGCTAGTGCCGAAGAGCCTGCGCGCGATGATCATCGGTCGCTAG
- a CDS encoding molybdopterin-binding protein produces MAKRPFLIPGVDKRLLIKDSLKTMPDVTRRRFIAGGASLGALTLLTGCDVIDSSSADTMLAKISKFNDAVQDFIFNPDALAPTFPESAITKPFPFNAYYDLDDAPEIEADDWKLEVRGLVDNKKSWTLPELTKLPQFTQITRHICVEGWSAIGSWTGTPLRDFLKLIGADTRAKYVWFQCADKDGYNSPLDMRTALHPQTQMTFKYAGEILPRAYGFPMKIRVPTKLGFKNPKYVVSMEVTNDYKGGYWEDQGYNSYSGS; encoded by the coding sequence ATGGCCAAGCGTCCCTTCCTGATCCCCGGCGTCGACAAGCGGCTGCTGATCAAGGACTCCCTCAAGACCATGCCGGACGTCACCCGCCGCCGTTTCATCGCCGGCGGCGCCAGCCTCGGCGCGTTGACGTTGCTCACCGGCTGCGACGTGATCGACTCGTCCTCGGCGGACACGATGCTGGCGAAGATCTCGAAATTCAACGACGCCGTGCAGGATTTCATCTTCAATCCCGACGCGCTGGCGCCGACGTTTCCGGAGAGCGCGATTACAAAGCCGTTTCCGTTCAACGCCTATTACGATCTCGATGATGCGCCCGAGATCGAGGCCGATGACTGGAAGCTCGAGGTGCGCGGCCTCGTCGACAACAAGAAATCGTGGACGCTGCCCGAGCTCACCAAGCTGCCGCAGTTCACCCAGATCACCCGCCACATCTGCGTCGAAGGCTGGAGTGCGATCGGCAGCTGGACCGGTACGCCCTTGCGCGATTTCCTGAAACTGATCGGCGCCGACACCCGCGCGAAATACGTCTGGTTCCAATGCGCCGACAAGGATGGCTACAATTCGCCGCTGGACATGCGCACCGCGCTGCATCCGCAGACGCAGATGACGTTCAAATACGCGGGCGAGATCCTGCCGCGCGCCTATGGCTTCCCGATGAAGATCCGCGTGCCGACAAAGCTCGGCTTCAAGAACCCGAAATACGTCGTCTCGATGGAAGTCACCAACGACTACAAGGGCGGCTATTGGGAAGACCAGGGATACAATTCGTACAGCGGAAGCTGA
- a CDS encoding YbfB/YjiJ family MFS transporter: protein MLAPDRPPPVAHPARLILTLSLAATVGLGIGRFAYALVLPDMREDLGWSYSAAGFMNTINAVGYLVGALVASRLIQRVGWAAAIRGGTVACVAALATCALTGNFIALSLARLALGLGAAAGFVAGGALAATIAQSRPERANFLLSLFYAGPGIGILSSGLIAPFTLQYFGPGSWWMVWWALTLLSTIMTVPLFLVRIESGARFSEDGHGSFRILPALIYLAAYFLFGAGYIAYMTFMIAYVRDGGGGAAAQAGFWGLIGMSAFVTPWVWRGVLALDRGGLATAIILGTNAIGAGLPMLGHSTAWLATSAVVFGVAFFAVVGSTTAFVRFNYPSEVWPRAIAAMTISFGVGQTLGPIVVGAITDALGSLSYALNVSAALLALGAVLSLLQRKVGPAR, encoded by the coding sequence TTGCTCGCCCCAGATCGACCCCCGCCCGTCGCACATCCCGCGCGGCTGATCCTGACCCTGTCGCTGGCCGCGACCGTCGGGCTCGGCATCGGCCGTTTTGCCTATGCGCTGGTGCTGCCCGACATGCGGGAGGACCTCGGCTGGTCCTACTCGGCGGCTGGTTTCATGAACACCATCAACGCCGTCGGCTACCTCGTGGGCGCCCTGGTGGCATCCCGGCTGATCCAGCGCGTCGGCTGGGCGGCGGCGATCCGCGGCGGAACCGTGGCCTGCGTCGCCGCGCTTGCGACCTGCGCGTTGACGGGCAATTTCATCGCGCTGAGCCTGGCGCGCCTCGCGCTGGGCCTGGGGGCCGCGGCCGGGTTCGTCGCCGGCGGCGCATTGGCCGCAACCATCGCGCAGTCGCGCCCGGAGCGGGCCAATTTCCTGCTGAGCCTGTTCTATGCCGGCCCCGGCATCGGCATTCTTTCCTCCGGGCTGATCGCGCCGTTCACGCTGCAATATTTCGGGCCCGGCTCGTGGTGGATGGTGTGGTGGGCGCTGACGCTGCTCTCGACCATCATGACCGTGCCGCTGTTCCTGGTCCGGATCGAGAGCGGCGCGCGTTTCTCGGAAGATGGTCACGGCTCATTCCGGATCCTTCCCGCATTGATCTATCTCGCCGCCTACTTCCTGTTTGGCGCGGGCTACATCGCCTACATGACCTTCATGATCGCCTATGTGCGCGACGGCGGCGGCGGCGCGGCGGCGCAAGCCGGCTTCTGGGGCCTGATCGGCATGAGTGCGTTCGTGACGCCCTGGGTCTGGCGCGGCGTGCTCGCGCTCGACCGCGGCGGTCTCGCCACCGCGATCATTCTCGGCACCAACGCGATCGGCGCCGGCCTGCCGATGCTCGGACATTCGACCGCGTGGCTCGCGACCTCGGCGGTGGTGTTCGGCGTCGCCTTCTTCGCCGTGGTCGGCTCGACCACCGCCTTCGTGCGCTTCAACTATCCGAGCGAGGTATGGCCGCGCGCGATCGCGGCGATGACGATCTCGTTCGGTGTCGGCCAGACGCTCGGCCCGATCGTGGTCGGCGCCATCACCGATGCGCTCGGGAGCCTGAGTTACGCGCTGAACGTCTCGGCGGCGCTGCTGGCGCTGGGGGCGGTGCTATCGTTGCTGCAGAGGAAGGTGGGGCCAGCCAGATAG
- the leuB gene encoding 3-isopropylmalate dehydrogenase, which produces MATHKLLLLPGDGIGPEVMGEVKRLIDWLNSAGIAKFETDTGLVGGSAYDAHKVSISEGDMVKALAADAIIFGAVGGPKWDAVPYEVRPEAGLLRLRKDLALFANLRPAVCYPALADASSLKREAVEGLDIVIVRELTGGVYFGEPKTITDLGNGQKRAVDTQVYDTYEIERIGRVAFELAKKRKNKVTSMEKRNVMKSGVLWNEVMTAVHKREYPDVTLEHQLADSGGMMLVKWPKQFDVIVTDNLFGDMLSDIAAMLTGSLGMLPSASLGEVDVKSKKRKALYEPVHGSAPDIAGKGLANPIAMISSFGMALRYSFDMGALADKVDAAIAAVLASGLRTADIKSEGTTAASTTQMGEAILKELQKLHA; this is translated from the coding sequence ATGGCGACCCACAAATTGCTGCTGCTCCCCGGCGACGGTATCGGCCCCGAGGTGATGGGCGAGGTGAAGCGGCTGATCGATTGGCTCAATTCGGCCGGGATCGCCAAATTCGAGACCGATACGGGCCTGGTCGGCGGCTCGGCCTATGACGCCCACAAGGTGTCGATCTCCGAGGGCGACATGGTCAAGGCGCTCGCCGCCGACGCCATCATCTTCGGCGCGGTCGGCGGCCCGAAGTGGGACGCCGTGCCTTACGAGGTGCGCCCCGAAGCCGGCCTGCTGCGCCTGCGCAAGGATCTCGCTTTGTTCGCCAACCTCCGTCCGGCCGTCTGCTATCCGGCGCTGGCCGACGCTTCGAGCCTGAAGCGCGAGGCGGTCGAGGGTCTCGACATCGTCATCGTGCGCGAGCTCACCGGCGGCGTCTATTTCGGCGAGCCCAAGACCATCACCGATCTCGGCAACGGCCAGAAGCGCGCCGTCGATACCCAGGTCTACGATACCTATGAGATCGAGCGCATCGGCCGCGTCGCCTTCGAGCTTGCCAAGAAGCGCAAGAACAAGGTGACGTCGATGGAGAAGCGCAACGTCATGAAGTCGGGCGTGCTCTGGAATGAGGTCATGACCGCGGTCCACAAGCGCGAATATCCCGATGTCACGCTCGAGCATCAGCTCGCCGATTCCGGCGGCATGATGCTGGTGAAGTGGCCGAAGCAGTTCGACGTCATCGTCACCGACAATCTGTTCGGCGACATGCTGTCCGACATCGCGGCGATGCTGACCGGTTCGCTCGGCATGCTGCCGTCCGCTTCGCTCGGCGAAGTCGACGTCAAGAGCAAGAAGCGCAAGGCGCTGTACGAGCCCGTGCACGGTTCGGCGCCCGACATCGCGGGCAAGGGTCTCGCCAATCCGATCGCGATGATCTCGTCGTTCGGCATGGCGCTGCGCTATTCCTTCGACATGGGCGCGCTCGCCGACAAGGTCGACGCCGCGATCGCCGCCGTGCTGGCGAGCGGCCTGCGCACCGCCGACATCAAGTCGGAAGGGACGACCGCTGCCTCGACCACGCAGATGGGCGAAGCGATCCTGAAGGAACTGCAGAAGCTGCACGCTTAA
- a CDS encoding DapH/DapD/GlmU-related protein produces the protein MDASSRPKIAETIIHETVRQREAQIGRRCEILSHTRIEYATLGDYSYLGENCDVADAVIGKFTAIANSVRIGAPNHPMGRASQHRFTYVPEYYEASASRDRDFFADRRGDRVIVGNDVWIGHAAILLPGVTVGDGAVIGAGAVVSRDVAPYTIVGGVPARAIRKRFDDAVAASLRRIAWWDWPDQLIFERLADFRSEAIEEFCRRYDPAANS, from the coding sequence ATGGACGCCTCTTCCCGCCCCAAGATCGCGGAAACCATCATCCATGAGACGGTGCGCCAGCGCGAGGCGCAGATCGGGCGCCGTTGCGAGATCCTGAGCCATACGCGCATCGAATACGCGACGCTCGGCGACTACTCCTATCTCGGCGAAAACTGCGATGTCGCCGACGCCGTGATCGGCAAGTTCACCGCGATCGCGAACTCGGTGCGCATCGGCGCGCCCAATCATCCGATGGGCCGCGCCTCGCAGCACCGCTTCACCTATGTCCCGGAATATTACGAGGCGAGCGCGTCGCGCGACCGCGACTTCTTCGCGGATCGCCGCGGCGATCGCGTCATCGTCGGCAATGATGTCTGGATCGGCCATGCCGCGATCCTGCTGCCGGGCGTCACGGTCGGCGACGGTGCGGTGATCGGCGCCGGCGCGGTCGTCAGCCGCGATGTCGCGCCCTATACGATCGTCGGCGGCGTTCCCGCGCGCGCCATCCGCAAGCGGTTTGACGATGCCGTCGCGGCCAGCCTGCGCCGCATCGCCTGGTGGGATTGGCCGGATCAGCTCATCTTCGAGCGCCTCGCCGATTTCCGCTCGGAGGCGATCGAGGAGTTTTGCCGGCGATACGATCCGGCGGCCAATTCATAA
- a CDS encoding aspartate-semialdehyde dehydrogenase, with the protein MGYKVAVVGATGNVGREMLNILDERKFPADEVVALASRRSVGVEVSYGDRTLKCKALEHYDFSDVDICLMSAGGEVSKEWSPKIGAAGAVVIDNSSAWRMDPDVPLIVPEVNADATAGFKTKNIIANPNCSTAQLVVALKPLHDKATIKRVVVSTYQSVSGAGKDGMDELFAQTKSVYTNQELVSKKFPKRIAFNVIPHIDVFMEDGYTKEEWKMMAETKKILDPKIKLSATCVRVPVFVGHSEAVNIEFENPISADEARSILRTAPGCLVIDKQEPGGYATPYEAAGEDATYISRIREDATVENGLVLWCVSDNLRKGAALNAIQIAEVLINRKLISAKKKAA; encoded by the coding sequence ATGGGTTACAAAGTCGCAGTCGTCGGCGCGACCGGCAATGTCGGACGGGAAATGCTCAACATTCTGGATGAGCGCAAATTCCCCGCGGACGAGGTCGTGGCCCTGGCGTCACGCCGCAGCGTCGGTGTCGAGGTCTCCTATGGCGACCGCACCCTGAAGTGCAAGGCGCTCGAGCATTACGATTTCTCCGACGTCGACATCTGCCTGATGTCGGCCGGCGGCGAGGTCTCGAAGGAATGGTCGCCGAAGATCGGCGCCGCCGGCGCGGTCGTGATCGACAATTCCTCGGCCTGGCGCATGGATCCGGACGTGCCTTTGATCGTGCCGGAAGTGAATGCGGATGCGACCGCCGGCTTCAAGACGAAGAACATCATCGCCAACCCGAACTGCTCGACCGCGCAGCTCGTGGTCGCGCTGAAGCCGCTGCACGACAAGGCCACCATCAAGCGCGTCGTGGTGTCGACCTATCAATCGGTGTCGGGCGCCGGCAAGGACGGCATGGACGAGTTGTTCGCGCAGACCAAGTCCGTCTACACCAACCAGGAACTGGTCAGTAAGAAATTCCCCAAGCGCATCGCCTTCAACGTCATCCCTCACATCGACGTCTTCATGGAGGACGGCTACACCAAGGAAGAGTGGAAGATGATGGCGGAGACCAAGAAGATTCTTGATCCCAAGATCAAGCTCTCCGCGACCTGCGTGCGCGTGCCGGTGTTCGTCGGCCACTCAGAGGCCGTCAACATCGAGTTCGAGAATCCGATCAGCGCAGACGAGGCGCGCAGCATCCTGCGCACGGCGCCGGGCTGTCTCGTCATCGACAAGCAGGAGCCCGGCGGCTACGCCACGCCGTATGAAGCGGCCGGCGAGGACGCGACCTACATCAGCCGCATCCGCGAGGACGCCACGGTGGAGAACGGTCTCGTGCTCTGGTGCGTGTCGGACAATCTGCGCAAGGGCGCCGCGCTCAACGCGATCCAGATCGCGGAAGTCCTGATCAACCGCAAGCTCATCAGCGCGAAGAAGAAGGCGGCGTAA